One Clupea harengus chromosome 12, Ch_v2.0.2, whole genome shotgun sequence DNA segment encodes these proteins:
- the LOC105894482 gene encoding myosin heavy chain, fast skeletal muscle-like — protein sequence MACWDFGTSQLLSKIEDEQSLSAQLQKKIQEIQARIEELEEEIEAERQIEMNKKREAEFQKLRRDLEESTLQHEATAAALRKKQADSVAELGEQIDNLQRVKQKLEKEKSEYKMEIDELSSNMEGVAKAKGNLEKMCRILEDQLSEVKGKSEEGARQINDLSVQRARLQTENDELGRQLDEKDAFMFQLTRNKQAFTQQIEELKRLNEEEVKAKNTVAHTVPSARHDCDLLREQFEEEHEAKAELQHGMSKANGEVAIQRTEELEDANLPSVYRKLRNKLRLSTPSVLLWIKPSRDSRLRLKTSWLMWRANGLAANLDKKQRNFDKATWKAATDKEKTVWTK from the exons ATGGCTTGCTG ggaCTTTGGAACAAGCCAACTTCTCAGCAAGATTGAGGATGAACAGTCACTTAGTGCTCAGCTTCAGAAGAAGATCCAAGAGATTCAG GCCCGCATTGAGGAACTGGAGGAAGAGATTGAGGCTGAGCGTCAAATTGAGATGAACAAGAAGCGTGAGGCTGAGTTCCAGAAGCTGCGTCGTGACCTTGAAGAGTCCACTCTGCAGCATGAAGCCACTGCTGCAGCTCTCCGTAAGAAGCAGGCTGACAGCGTGGCCGAGCTGGGAGAGCAGATCGACAACCTCCAGCGTGTCAAGCAGAAgcttgagaaggagaagagtgaataCAAGATGGAGATTGATGAGCTCTCCAGCAACATGGAGGGAGTTGCTAAAGCTAAG GGAAATCTGGAGAAGATGTGCCGGATCCTCGAGGACCAGCTCAGTGAGGTGAAGGGCAAGAGTGAGGAGGGTGCTCGCCAGATCAATGACCTCAGTGTTCAGAGAGCAAGACTACAGACTGAAAACG ATGAGCTTGGCCGTCAGCTGGACGAGAAAGATGCATTTATGTTTCAGCTGACCAGAAAcaaacaggctttcactcagCAAATTGAGGAGCTGAAGAGGCTCAACGAAGAGGAGGTCAAG GCCAAGAACACCGTGGCCCATACTGTTCCGTCTGCACGCCATGACTGCGACCTTCTGAGGGAGCAATTTGAGGAAGAGCATGAGGCAAAGGCTGAGCTGCAGCATGGTATGTCCAAGGCCAATGGCGAGGTTGCCATCCAGCGCACTGAAGAGCTTGAAGATGCCAA CTTGCCCAGCGTCTACAGGAAGCTGAGGAACAAATTGAGGCTATCAACTCCAAGTGTGCTTCTCTGGATAAAACCAAGCAGAGACTCCAGGCTGAGGTTGAAGACCTCATGGTTGATGTGGAGAGCCAATGGTCTGGCTGCCAACCTTGACAAGAAGCAGAGGAACTTTGACAAG GCGACATGGAAAGCTGCTACCGACAAAGAAAAGACTGTGTGGACCAAGTAA